A region of Nitrospirota bacterium DNA encodes the following proteins:
- a CDS encoding DUF3786 domain-containing protein — protein sequence MTPIEIYKELPKTNCGQCAEKTCMALAIVVSKGSKTLDVCPSLPKETVERLSNSIKTVDVTKTILENLRVETEKINLEAAAAAIGAQIVDNGIKIHCMGADYTIEKNGTIETDGQVNVWINILLLIYIKMGSAIKDSSSGNVPVRWVSFDELKSGSMKSNSYRKESEIPLTAMFENDYTRTVNALTLLGAKPYAGQPSDNAWIVYLLPKIPVLILYWRGDGEFPTDVKILFPHDTDSFMDVESVIFLMREMVIALKEL from the coding sequence ATGACACCTATAGAGATTTACAAGGAACTGCCAAAGACCAATTGCGGCCAATGTGCAGAAAAGACCTGTATGGCACTTGCCATTGTGGTTTCAAAAGGCTCTAAAACTCTTGATGTTTGCCCATCTCTGCCGAAAGAGACCGTAGAGCGTCTATCCAACTCTATAAAAACCGTGGATGTAACCAAAACCATCCTTGAAAATCTCAGGGTGGAAACAGAAAAAATCAATCTTGAAGCTGCCGCAGCTGCTATCGGCGCTCAAATTGTAGATAATGGAATTAAAATACACTGCATGGGAGCAGACTACACTATCGAAAAAAACGGCACTATAGAAACCGATGGCCAGGTAAATGTCTGGATAAATATACTGCTTCTAATTTATATAAAAATGGGCAGTGCTATTAAAGATTCCTCCTCAGGTAATGTTCCAGTGCGATGGGTTTCTTTTGATGAGCTCAAATCCGGCAGCATGAAATCCAATTCGTATAGAAAAGAGTCTGAAATCCCACTGACAGCCATGTTTGAAAACGATTATACCCGCACGGTTAATGCGCTCACCCTCCTTGGAGCAAAACCCTATGCCGGCCAACCCTCAGACAACGCATGGATAGTATATCTTCTGCCCAAAATCCCCGTCTTAATCCTCTACTGGAGAGGCGATGGCGAATTCCCCACCGACGTTAAAATCCTGTTCCCCCATGATACAGATAGTTTCATGGACGTTGAGTCAGTTATCTTTTTGATGCGTGAAATGGTTATCGCTCTTAAAGAACTATGA
- a CDS encoding ATP-binding protein, which yields MFSTDEQIELFANEISPVLEDFAFGNKQEIFNIKSALIELLINAQEHGNKFETGRKIFIEWEMTSELLTFSIEDEGNGPPHTIPTQCPPLSNARGRGLWLIVETGFTLFFNERGNKVTMVVKTKGANHINSDINDKKKNLNFYGNN from the coding sequence ATTTTTAGTACAGACGAACAGATTGAACTGTTTGCAAACGAGATTAGTCCTGTTTTAGAGGATTTTGCTTTTGGTAATAAACAAGAAATTTTCAATATCAAATCAGCGTTAATCGAACTTCTTATAAACGCTCAGGAACACGGCAATAAATTTGAGACTGGCCGTAAAATCTTCATTGAATGGGAGATGACTTCAGAGTTATTAACTTTTTCCATTGAAGATGAAGGAAACGGTCCTCCGCATACAATACCGACACAATGTCCTCCTCTTTCAAATGCGCGTGGAAGGGGGCTTTGGTTAATAGTGGAAACAGGATTTACCCTGTTTTTCAACGAACGGGGCAATAAGGTAACTATGGTAGTCAAAACTAAGGGAGCAAACCATATTAATTCCGATATCAACGACAAAAAGAAAAACCTGAATTTCTATGGAAACAATTGA
- a CDS encoding fused response regulator/phosphatase: MSKIPANIKVLIADDDKSIRLLCKAYLEKDGNEVILAENGQEGLRLAREHKPDLIILDIVMPVMDGYTALAELRKDVDTKEIPVIILTSVITCEANEIKKAHEFGADDFISKPFKPAELQARVKAYSSKSIAVKAKNALEKERTADLHYAARVQKKFLTNTQETKKNLINAGLKVVLFNSPAADISGDFFFSKAMVTGKAGLFFADTCGHGVSAALMSMRILSTIDYYPAPSLHPSEFLSGINSDIYDLLSQENSFVACMYLIFNQKNFIFSNAGQPAPLLLSGEDVIELTSSGSPLGMFPEVNVQEVAFEFKQGDRLLIYTDGLIEAVNPEGKPFGTDNLINFMRINSSLSSEDMKDALVCEMQNFTSKFDDDITIIIIEKE, from the coding sequence ATGAGCAAAATACCTGCTAATATTAAGGTGTTAATCGCAGATGACGATAAAAGCATTCGTCTCCTTTGTAAAGCTTATCTTGAAAAGGATGGCAATGAAGTTATTCTTGCCGAAAACGGACAGGAGGGGCTAAGGCTTGCGAGGGAACATAAACCTGATCTCATCATACTGGATATTGTGATGCCGGTAATGGATGGTTACACCGCTTTGGCAGAATTAAGAAAAGATGTTGACACCAAAGAAATTCCTGTGATTATACTGACATCCGTAATTACTTGTGAAGCCAATGAGATTAAAAAGGCCCATGAGTTTGGCGCCGATGATTTCATAAGTAAACCGTTTAAACCGGCAGAACTACAGGCTCGCGTAAAAGCATATTCCTCCAAATCTATTGCTGTGAAGGCAAAGAATGCTCTGGAAAAGGAAAGAACAGCCGATCTTCACTACGCCGCAAGGGTTCAAAAAAAATTCCTGACAAACACGCAGGAAACCAAGAAAAATCTTATAAATGCCGGACTAAAAGTAGTATTGTTTAATAGTCCTGCAGCAGATATTTCGGGAGATTTCTTTTTCTCAAAAGCAATGGTTACAGGTAAAGCCGGACTTTTTTTTGCCGACACTTGTGGTCACGGCGTATCGGCAGCGCTTATGTCAATGCGGATTTTATCCACCATTGACTATTACCCGGCGCCATCCCTTCATCCCTCTGAATTCCTATCAGGCATAAACAGCGATATTTATGACTTGTTGTCTCAGGAAAATAGCTTCGTGGCATGTATGTATTTGATTTTTAATCAGAAAAATTTTATATTCTCTAATGCAGGGCAACCCGCTCCGCTTTTGTTAAGCGGTGAGGATGTAATCGAGTTAACATCCTCTGGCTCCCCACTTGGTATGTTTCCAGAGGTGAATGTACAAGAAGTGGCGTTTGAGTTTAAGCAGGGCGATCGCTTGCTTATTTACACGGACGGTCTGATTGAAGCAGTCAACCCTGAGGGCAAACCCTTCGGAACAGACAACCTTATAAATTTTATGAGAATAAATTCTTCTTTATCATCCGAGGATATGAAAGACGCTCTTGTTTGTGAAATGCAAAACTTCACCAGCAAATTCGATGATGACATAACTATCATAATTATAGAAAAGGAGTAG